A window of Chlamydiales bacterium genomic DNA:
GCGCTTTTTTATAGCAAGTTCTTCACCCGGAAGAAGTAAGGCCTGGCCTACACCTACAATTGAATTAGAAGCATTTTTTCCCTATATTGCTAAGGAAATTGCAATGCTTTGTAAAGATTGTAAATTCCTGTTTTCTGATATGGCCATATTGGTAAGAGATCGCTATCAGGGTGTGCGTATAGGCTCTTATTTAAAAAGTCATGGAATAAAAGTTCAATTTAAAAGAAGTGATTCTCTTGTGAATAGAGATGCCTGGAACTCTTTGAAGGCGGTTTTATACTTTTTTATGGATCCTTATGAGCCTTCTATATTGCCTAAATTATTAATGACTCCCCTCTTTGGTTTAACAGCCGTGCAAGTTGCAAATAAGGATGAACGTTTAGAATCAGAATTGTTAAGAGAGCTTCAGCAGTTGAAAGTAGTGCTTGAAGAGCATTCTTTTGCAGCATTTTTTCATGAATTACTCAATGAAAAGAGATCAGAAGAGATTTTAGCAAGAGATGCAGGTATTGAGTTCTATAGAGAGCTTATGCAGCTATTTGAATTGATTTTAGAAAATAAGAGCTTATCTTGGAGGTCTAGTGCGCATGCTATTTTAAGTTATTTAAGCGAATTAGAATTAGAAGAAAATAGTGATGGTTTAAAAATTTTGCAAGAAAGTGAAAATGCGGTTCAGCTAATCACTCTTCATGGAAGTAAAGGTTTAGAATTTCCTGTTGTATTTGCCCTTGGTTTGATTAATAGAACAATGCATGATGAAGAGGCTGTCTTTCAAAATGATAAGCTTGTTGCCGCAAAAAAGGGCTCCTTTTCCTATCAAAAATATATGAAAGAGGTAGATGCAGAAAAAGAAAGACAGCTTTATGTTGCACTTACCAGAGCAAAAGAGTTGCTCTATGTGCCTGTGTTGATTAATGAAGATCAAAAACAGGTGGCAGATGGGTTTGCATCGCCCATGGAATTATTTCTCAATGCTCATTTCGGAGCAGTTACAAAAAATAGCCTCAAACAGTTTTTAGAAGGAATGCATCCAGAAATTTCCTGTGAAATGATTGAAAATAAGATAGAGATATATGTACAAGCAAGTGAAGAGATACCTCTATTAGTAGAGCCAAAAGTCCTTGCAATTTCAAAAGAAAAGCTTGGAATTTATTCTTTTTCATCACTGCACTCTTCTTGTACTCCTGGAAGTAGTAATAAAGTTATCATGGGAAAGCATGAAAAAATGGTTCCAGGAGGTATGCTTACAGGTACGATCATTCATGATATTTTAGAAAATAAGGTAGGGATATGTAGTAAAGAAGAGATTTTGTCCTATATTTTAGGCACTGATTTGGAAGGGTATGAGGACTCAATTGCTTTGATGATTAATCATACAGTATCTGTGCATCTTCCCTCTGGATTTGCTTTAAAGGATATTCCTGATAATAAAAAACTTGTTGAAATGGAGTTTTTAATCCCTTGGGACAAAGAAGTTGTTATTGAAGAAATTACCCAGGAGTCTGGATTTTTAATGGGGTTTATTGATTTAATTATTGAGCAAGGGGGTAAGTATTACATTATAGATTGGAAAACTAATGTGTTAAATAGCTACGCCCAAGAAAATCTAAAATCTGCAATGAATGAATGTGGTTACTTGTTGCAAGCAAATATTTATACTGCAGCGTTAAAAAAGTACCTTAAAAAGGTTGATAAAAGGCCATTTAAAGAATGTTTTGGAGGCGTTTATTATCTTTTTTTACGCGGGATTTCAGAAGATCCTTACAATTTAAGTGGGATTTATCAGATATGACAGGATTTGCACAGCAAATTTTTTTAAAAGAGCAGAATAAAGAAATAGATGCTTTCTCCTTTTCTCTTTTTCAAACGCTTTTAAAAAAAGGGTATTTTTCTTATCTAGAAGCAGAATTTGCAAAGCAAGCCCAAACACCAGCAGAAGCAAATCTTCTTGCCTTTGTGCTTCTGGCAGCAAGAAATGGACATCTCGCGGTAAAAATTAATGCAGATGAGATTATCCCTTCTCCGCATGATTTTACGGGGTTTTCTACAGAAGTGGAAGTTGCAGAAGAAGAGACGAATGCTCTTATAGCATGCTTAAAAGTGGCTTGCTCGCCTCATTTACATACTTTAGAAGATTACGTTTATATACCCCGTTATTACTCTTATGAAACCCAGTTTCTAAGTCTACTTAAAGCTATTTTAGTAGATAAAGTAGAAGTTGAAATTGCTTTGGAGAAAGTAACTTATATGCTTGAGAGGCAATTGAAAGATAAAAAACTACTCCCCTTGCAAGCAAGAGCAATTGAGCAGAGTTTATTGAATCCTCTTACAATTCTTACTGGAGGACCAGGAACTGGTAAAACGTATACAGCAAGTCATCTGATACATACCCTTTGGGAGGCACTTTCTGAAGATGAGAAAAAATATTATGAAATTGTGGTGTGTGCGCCCACTGGAAAGGCTACAGCGCATTTGCATGCCAGCTTAGCTAAGTTATTAAGTGACGATACACTTCTTTCTTGCCTATCTTCAAAGACGCTGCATTCTCTGCTTGGGATAAAGCCCAGTTCAAGTAGCCTTTTAGATGATGAGCTAGAATCTATTACAGCAGATCTTATCATTGTAGATGAGAGTTCTATGATTGATGCAAGTTTAATGATTAAGCTTTTGTCTGCAAGAAAAAAAGGCTCTCGTATCGTGCTTATAGGGGATAAATATCAATTGCCTCCAGTAGAGTCTGGTAGTTTTTTTGCAGACCTTTGTGATATGCTTCCAGAATATACCGTAGAGCTTATTCATTGCATGAGAAGCGAGTTAAAATCAATTATCAATCTTTCTAAAGCAATTAATGAGGGTGACACTAAAAAAGTATTATCTTTGTTTCCTGCTCTGCAGCCATTTGATTTTAAGGAAGATGAAATTAAGCAAATGCAAGAGCAGATTATTCATCTCATGTTAGATCATTTTCCCTGTACACAAGAGGATGAAAAAGAGTTTAGTTCTTTTAGAGTGCTCTCACCTATTCGGAAAGGTTTTTTAGGAGTGGATGAATTAAATCGCCTATGTGCCTTAAAATTGCAAGATAGGGCAAAAAGTCTTCAGAAGCCCTTTGTTGCACCGATCATGCTGAGTGCAAACGATCATGTAAAGCGGCTTTACAATGGAGAAGTTGGTTTGCTTTTTTTTAGAGAGGATATGCAAATTGATTATGCGTGTTTTCAGGAAAAGAGGTTTCTACCAAGAGAGCTTCCCCCATATGAGTATGGTTATTGCTTATCGGTACATAAAAGTCAGGGAAGCGAATTTGATCATGTATTGCTCACACTTCCTGAGGGTTCAGAGCAGTTTGGCAAAGAAGCGTTATACACAGCAGTAACGCGCGCAAAAAAGTCTTTAAAAATCGTTGCTAGCGACAAAATTCTAGCTAATTGTGTTGCAAGGCCAAGCCGTAGGATCTCCTCTCTTTGCCATCGCTGGACTATATAATATAACGAGTCTCAGACAGAATAGAGTACATAGCATCTTCTTTATCAATAGAGTCCCATTTTCCTAGCCAATAATTTGCTGGCGTATCGTAAGAGCTCTGACCATTTACCATTCTTGTTCTTTCTAACTGTTTTGTATCAAGATCTTCTTCTGCTAAGTAATACACATGACTACCTATCTCGTAATCATGTTCATTTTTTGGAATAGGAATTACGCTAAATCTTGGAGCATCTTCTGGCTCAGAAGGTTCCTGAAGTACACAATGAGGCCAGGCTATGGTAATCTTGCGATTAATAGTAAGATTCATAATATCATCTTGATATCGGATATTTGTTCTACGAAGATCTATCCAAAGCAATTCTGTTAACTCCTGGATAGAGTTGATGTTTATGGGTCGCTCAATTTGTGAACAACAAGAAAGATCAAGTCCTTGAAGCTTTGGAGATCTTTTTAAAAAATCAAAATCGTGAATATTCCTACAGCCAGATAAGTATAGTGTAGTGAGGTTTGGAAAGGTAGCTCGTTGAACTGCATTGTTATTGCCAAAGCTGGACGCATCAATATTTGAGCAATTAGAAAGGCTAAGTGTTGTAAGTGACGCTTGTATTTCTTTTGGTAAGTTTCTAAGGCTATAAACATTAGTTTTATCTAACAGTAGTGTTTGTAGATTAGTATTTTTGCAATGCTTAAGCGCCCATTCATCAATTGTATTGCCTCGTAAATCTAGTTGCGTAAGAGTTGGTGGTAAAGAATTTAAATGTGATCCATCAAAGCCCTGGCAGCAAATAATACGTAAAGATGTTAATGGTAAATCTTTTAAATCTGTAATGCCAGCATCAGTGATATTAGGGCATTTATATAGGCAGATATCCTTGAGGTTGTTTTGATTTTGTAATTTTTTAAGATGCTCATCTGTAAGCCAATCACAGCCTGTGCCACTAGCCCAATTACATCCATGAATATTATAGATACTACGACTGCTATACAGGCATGTAAGATTTGGGTGTTTATCCAATAGATTGCCAAATTCTTCAGGAGATAATACAACAGAAGGATCTAGCACTAAAACTTTTGTTGATGCTGGTTGTTCGATATTTTTTGAGGGGTTAACCCTACATCTTTGGGGAGAGAGAGTATTAATTTTAGCAATACAATCTCTATACTTTTGTGAAAGTGCAGGATTCTTGCTCGCTAGTACAGCCCAAGAAAAAGTTTCTAATTTGTAAGAAGCTTCTTTTAAATCATTACTTGAATAAAATAACTTACAAATACGCCAAAATAGCTTTGTAAAAAATCCCTTTTTATGAACAGTAAGGTCTGCACTAAGCCAGCTTTCATTTTTATCGAAGTGCGCAAGTTCATCAAGCTTATTTTCAATTGTCTTCTCATCCCAGTGTTTGCTGCCCAAAGTAATATCCATATCGCACCTAATTTATATAAACATAATTGTAAATTGTTGTGCAATTAAGTGCAAGTTGGTTTGCGTATAATTTGTTTGTACGTATATGGCCTGGGTCGTCTAGCAGCCGGAATGGCTTGGAGAGAAAAGACCCAGGCAGTGGAGGAGAGATTTTATGCGTGCGCTGCAAACCTGGCTGCAACTCTTGACTTAGTACGGCTTGCTGTATTGATTTTGTAGATGCCTTTTTTAACACCTTGGTCCATCAGGCTGTATATTTCATTGAGATTTGCTTTTTTAGTCGCTGCATCAGCTTTAGAAAGTGTTTCATCAAATGTTTTTATAGCTGTGCGTACGCGTGATTTGAATGATTTATTGATAAGACGACGCTTTTCAGCTTGATCATCACGCTTTAGCGGTGTTGGACGTCTTGGTTTTTTTGCTTTAGGATCTTTTGTCATCGTTCCTCAATTCTTGTTTGTGTATTCAAGCCATGCACTATAGCGCGACGTAAGATAATTCGTCAAGTTGTTAAATTAAATGTTTGCATTGGATTTCCCTCTTTTATTTATGAGCTATGTGCTTTATGATTTTCTTGTTTAAGTTTATCTGTTTGAGGACAAGTTGAAAAAATATATATGCGAAGAGAAGAGTGCTCTCATTGAGCAAGTTGCTAAGTTATCCCCTGATAGTTCAAGAACTACGATACGTTCATTATTAAAAGAGATGCGTGTGACACTGAACGGCCGAGTTGTTAAAGAGGCTGCAAGGGAAGTGATTCCCGGAGATGAGGTGCGTCTTTGGCCAAAAGTTAAAAAAGTACAAAAAGATGTAGAAATTCTTTACGAAGATCCTTATCTTGTCGTGATCAATAAGCCAGCGGGGCTTTTAAGTGTAGAAGCAAATTATGAAGACGTGAATACAGCACACAGCGTTTTGAAAGATCTTTATCGTCCAGGAAGAGTATTTGTAATTCATAGACTAGATAGAGAGGCATCTGGCGTCATGATGTTTGCAAGGGACGATGCAACACTTTGGAATATTAAAGAGCAGCTTCAAAAGCATGAAGTGCAAAGAAACTATTCTGCAATCGTTGAAGGTGCAATCAAAGAGGAGAAAGGCGTTTGGCAAAGCTATTTGGTTCAAGATGAAAATTATGTGATGCATAGTCTTCCAGAGAGTCATGTAGGTGAATTTGCTGTGACGCACTATGAAGTTGCAAAGAGAAGTGCAAAATTTACTCAACTTGAAATAACTCTCGAGACAGGCAGAAAGAATCAAATTAGGGTGCAATCAGCCTATAATGGACATCCAATTGTTGGCGATAAAAAGTATGGGGCTAAGAGAAACCCTGTTGAGCGCCTTTGTTTGCACGCTTACAAGCTCTCCTTTATTCATCCAGCTAAAGAGAAGAGAATGTGTTTTGAAGTGCATCTTCCAGATGAGTTTTATACAATTTGGGAAACATGAAAGCTTGGTTAAAAGAGAATAGCAAAAAAATTGGTATATATGGCTTAGCTCTTATTGCAGGAATTGTTCTGTGGTATTGCTGTGGTACCATTAAAGATTTATATAGTTATTTTAGACTTAACAGTTCTACTAGTAGTCAGATTGAAGGATTGAGTGTTGGTCAAGTGGATGATGATCGCTTTGCTGTAGCTGTAAACTATTCTTATGTTGTAGAGGGAAAGCATTATACGGGTGAATCTTTTATACTTGACCATCTGTTTCGCAATGCTTTTGCTGCAGAGCCGCACAAAAAAGAGTTAGAGCGGCAAGTATTTACTGTTTTTTATAATAAGTCAGATCCGGCAATTTCCTCAGTGGACAAGCGTTTCCCAACAAAAAGAGCTGTTTATACAGTAATCTTGATCTTAGTCTTTGTTTACTTTATAAAGATGCGAGAATGGATTAAGCAGGGAAAGCAAAAAATATGAGCGAAAAAGAGTATGGTTCTTGGAGAGTTAAAGTAGGCCTTGCCGATATGTTAAAGGGGGGTGTCATCATGGATGTCACAACCGCAGATCAAGCAAAAATCGCAGAAGATGCAGGAGCTGTTGCTGTAATGGCTCTTGAAAAAATCCCAGCTGACATTAGAGCAAGTGGCGGTGTTGCTAGAATGTCCCATCCAGAGATGATTGTGCGTATTCAAGAGAGTGTAAGTATTCCCGTTATGGCAAAATGTCGCATTGGCCATTTTGTTGAAGCTCAGATATTGCAAGCATTGAAAGTAGATTTTATCGATGAAAGCGAGGTCCTAACGCCTGCGGATGAGGAAAATCATATAGATAAGCACAAGTTTACAATACCCTTTGTATGTGGGTGTAGGAGTCTTGCAGAAGCTTTAAGGCGTATTGCAGAAGGGGCGGCAATGATACGCACTAAAGGCGAGCCTGGAACTGGTAATGTTGTAGAAGCTGTGCGCCATATGCGCTCTGTTGTAAAGTCGATACGCATGCTTGCAGGATTGGATCAAACAGAACTTTATAGCGTTGCAAAGGATATGGGAGCGCCTCTTCATTTGGTTCAAAAAGTTGCAAAAGAGCAAAAGCTACCTGTTCCCAACTTTGCAGCAGGCGGCATTGCAACACCTGCAGACGCAGCTTTAATGATGCAATTAGGTGCTGAAACAGTGTTTGTGGGTTCTGGTATTTTTAAGTCAGAAGATCCTGTTGCAAGAGCTAAGGCTATTGTAAAGGCTGCAACTTATTATAATGACCCAGAAATTTTGGCAAATATTTCTATGGGGCTTTCTGATGCAATGAAGGGCTTAGATATTCATACTCTTAAAAAGGATGAGCTGCTTGCAACAAGGGGCTGGTAGATATGCTTACAATAGGTGTTCTTGCTTTACAAGGAGATTTTCGAAATCATATTAAAGCTTTTCAAAAGCTTGGTGTAGATGCAATAGAAATAAGAAAAGCTACAGACCTTGATAAGTGTTTAGGCCTTGTTATTCCAGGAGGAGAGTCTACTTGCATTACAAGGCAGTTGGAATTTAGTGAGATGGAGCAAAGTATTATTGCTTTTGCAAAAGAAAAACCTGTTTGGGGCACATGTGCAGGACTTATTCTAATGTCTAAAGATCTCTTCTCCAAGGGTGTTATTTCTTTAGGGCTTTTAGACATCAAGGTAGAGCGCAATGCTTATGGAAGGCAAAAAGAGTCTTTTGAAGATGAGATTGAAGTTCAATTAGATTCTAGCTCCTCTATTAAGTTTAAGGGTGTGTTTATAAGAGCTCCCCAAATACATGAATGGAATCCTGATACGGTGCATGTGCTTAGCTCTTACCAAGGTCGTCCCATTTTGGTAAGAGAGGGTAATCACTTGGGATCCACTTTTCATCCAGAGCTTACAGACGATCTGTTGATTCACAACTATTTTCTTTCAATCATCTCTTCTGTAAAAAAATAACTTGCATTTTCTCTATAAAACTTTTAGTTTTCTCTTTATACGAGGATCATAATGCAAACGATTACATTGAAAGAAAAGACAAAGAAAGGCCAAGAGATGCAAGTCACTTTTTGCCCTGAAAAGGGCATGAATCTTGTAAGTTTTAAGTATGGTAATGTAGAGATCATCGACCAGTCTACAGGTGTAATTTTTGAACAGAGATGTGCAGGTCTTGGCGCTTTAATTGGTCCTCACTTTCATCATCGTAAATTAGATACAATTCCCCATATTGAAGATGAAGATTTGTTTCCGCACTTTCATTTGTTACGAGAACAAGGTGTAAAAGAGCCTTTTTCCCATGGTATTGCACGCTATGTTCCTTGGAAAATTGAAAAACTTACAAATAAAATGGTGCGTGCAACGCTCTCTTCTAAAAGTGAATGGAAAGGTATTTCCCTGGGAAAGATTGAGGGACAAGAATTTAATATGGTTTACATTGCTGAAATGAGTAATGCAGGGCTTTGCATACAGTACTCTATTGTCAGTAGTCACAACTCTCTTGTAGGTCTTCACTATTATTATAATAAGGGGAAAAATGCAACAGTGGAAGCATCTGTTGGAAAGCAGTATAATGACCAGGGAATTATCAAAACAATACCTTCCAATTGGCTTAAAAATGGAAAGCTGAGATTTGATCTTGCTAATGCTGCCGATTATGGATTTTTGGCAAATCCTCATCCCCTAATGGCAAGTATTCGGCTAACAACTTCTGATTATCAGCTGGTAGTGCGCTACGTTTCTGCAACAAAAGAAAACTCTTGGCAACTTTATCATCCAAAAGGCTCCTCTTACGTTTGTATTGAGCCTATGAGCGCTGCAGATCCAAGAAAGCCGCAACTTAGCGTAAGTGGCATTCTTGTCAATATTGAAGCCGAAGTATAGCGTCTTTATAGTTTGTTAATAAATCCTATTTATAATAATGTTATTATAAACTTGGGAGGAATGATGACTATAAATGGATATAACCTAGATAAAGCGCTCTATTTGCTAGGACCTTTAAAGGAATCTGGTGCAAAACAAGGCATAATCACCCAAGTAATTTCTCATATTTGGATTGTGGCACAAAGAATTTTTAATTGTATGTTTGGAGATGGCAAATGGTACAATGAAGAGATCGCAAAAGGTCTTGTTGTTACCTATTATAATGATTCCAATCTTCATACGGCGGAATTTCTTGATAAAATAACACTTATAAGAAATGCCCTTTTGTCAGGAGGATGCATTGATAAATTGGATATAATATTTACAACGCTTCCGCCCAATCCTATACCTCCACAACCAAAAGGCGCTCCTGTAGAAGAGGAAGAGCCGAAGCCAGATCCTAATCTTCCTAAGAAGGAAGAGCCTCTTCGAAAAAGAAAACCTGGTACTAATTCAATAGAACAGCAAGAGGCTTTAAGAGTTATAAGAGTGGAATTTTGTGGGCTGAATATTGTAATAAAACATCTTAGGGAGAATTTAGAGAAAATGGCAATGCCTGTAAAGCTTGCACGGGTTGAGTTAGATAAGCCTTACACTTCTGAAAATGGTCCATTAGTAAAACCTCAAGATGTATATTATGCAGAGGTACGTAAGTTAAGAAAAGAGTTGCCTAAAATTGTTAAAGCAGTAGAAGACTTATTACTACAATTTAATGAGTGTTCTGAAAAATGTAAAAAACAGGTAGATGAGTGGCAGTGTGCTTTTGATAAACAAGAGGAGTTTCGAAAGAGCATAGAAGAGCTACAGAAATTGTGTGAGGAACAACAAGAGGTGGCCACTACTTTGGCAAAATTAAATAAAGAGGATATTGAAAATATAAAGAAGCTTAAGAGTATTTCAAAGATACGTGATGAGATAAAGGGTCTGGTTCACTACACATTTGAAGATGAGAATGCTACGGAGAAGATTCTTCAAAATGATATTCATCTATTAAGAGTATTGGTTTATCGGCGCTTAAGAAATGGTTAGCGGCATGTACGCTCAAGAATCATATTCATAAGTATGCTACAGAGTGTCTTGGCCTTCTTTGTAAGAGATAGAATGGATGAGTGTTTAATGGAAGAGGGGATTTTCTCCTCTTC
This region includes:
- a CDS encoding UvrD-helicase domain-containing protein; the protein is MEKMQRFDVLSSKLNCFQSHFLESSAGTGKTFSIENIVGRLLIEKEPLELQEILLVTFTKAATKDLKIRIYSHLCKLLDILEGINREESIPEYLLELMKENKTKQAITRIQIALSCFEEAQIFTIHAFCARMLKEYFVFAGLPVSVLNPDDCSYLVKDEQLVKDFLLHLLPELCSTAQLQLILKQYSIEKLIKIIASYMQRAQKTEKYANFSQSYRAFCACVDSLKKNRLVDGSKLLEAFKTIAPFYTEICSRQGNVKEEILDHIEHFIQLFEKDKITYEDFDQLIEVGLPIVELLLDNKLKKNISKPIWPACLDMIKDMLYPIVEDARDENKIILRLVRGCLELKSSCTEDACSPDDILRKMHESMDKKEFVHAIQARYKAAIIDEFQDTDPLQWNIFQKCFLDNSDSKTICYLVGDPKQSIYAFRRADIYTYLHAGDVLGRENRYFLDTNFRSSAKLIGALNALFCEKPWISLPSLQSFLHVERVKSAPHKQEGFNKPLRFFIASSSPGRSKAWPTPTIELEAFFPYIAKEIAMLCKDCKFLFSDMAILVRDRYQGVRIGSYLKSHGIKVQFKRSDSLVNRDAWNSLKAVLYFFMDPYEPSILPKLLMTPLFGLTAVQVANKDERLESELLRELQQLKVVLEEHSFAAFFHELLNEKRSEEILARDAGIEFYRELMQLFELILENKSLSWRSSAHAILSYLSELELEENSDGLKILQESENAVQLITLHGSKGLEFPVVFALGLINRTMHDEEAVFQNDKLVAAKKGSFSYQKYMKEVDAEKERQLYVALTRAKELLYVPVLINEDQKQVADGFASPMELFLNAHFGAVTKNSLKQFLEGMHPEISCEMIENKIEIYVQASEEIPLLVEPKVLAISKEKLGIYSFSSLHSSCTPGSSNKVIMGKHEKMVPGGMLTGTIIHDILENKVGICSKEEILSYILGTDLEGYEDSIALMINHTVSVHLPSGFALKDIPDNKKLVEMEFLIPWDKEVVIEEITQESGFLMGFIDLIIEQGGKYYIIDWKTNVLNSYAQENLKSAMNECGYLLQANIYTAALKKYLKKVDKRPFKECFGGVYYLFLRGISEDPYNLSGIYQI
- the recD gene encoding exodeoxyribonuclease V subunit alpha: MTGFAQQIFLKEQNKEIDAFSFSLFQTLLKKGYFSYLEAEFAKQAQTPAEANLLAFVLLAARNGHLAVKINADEIIPSPHDFTGFSTEVEVAEEETNALIACLKVACSPHLHTLEDYVYIPRYYSYETQFLSLLKAILVDKVEVEIALEKVTYMLERQLKDKKLLPLQARAIEQSLLNPLTILTGGPGTGKTYTASHLIHTLWEALSEDEKKYYEIVVCAPTGKATAHLHASLAKLLSDDTLLSCLSSKTLHSLLGIKPSSSSLLDDELESITADLIIVDESSMIDASLMIKLLSARKKGSRIVLIGDKYQLPPVESGSFFADLCDMLPEYTVELIHCMRSELKSIINLSKAINEGDTKKVLSLFPALQPFDFKEDEIKQMQEQIIHLMLDHFPCTQEDEKEFSSFRVLSPIRKGFLGVDELNRLCALKLQDRAKSLQKPFVAPIMLSANDHVKRLYNGEVGLLFFREDMQIDYACFQEKRFLPRELPPYEYGYCLSVHKSQGSEFDHVLLTLPEGSEQFGKEALYTAVTRAKKSLKIVASDKILANCVARPSRRISSLCHRWTI
- the rpsT gene encoding 30S ribosomal protein S20 gives rise to the protein MTKDPKAKKPRRPTPLKRDDQAEKRRLINKSFKSRVRTAIKTFDETLSKADAATKKANLNEIYSLMDQGVKKGIYKINTASRTKSRVAARFAAHA
- a CDS encoding RluA family pseudouridine synthase, yielding MKKYICEEKSALIEQVAKLSPDSSRTTIRSLLKEMRVTLNGRVVKEAAREVIPGDEVRLWPKVKKVQKDVEILYEDPYLVVINKPAGLLSVEANYEDVNTAHSVLKDLYRPGRVFVIHRLDREASGVMMFARDDATLWNIKEQLQKHEVQRNYSAIVEGAIKEEKGVWQSYLVQDENYVMHSLPESHVGEFAVTHYEVAKRSAKFTQLEITLETGRKNQIRVQSAYNGHPIVGDKKYGAKRNPVERLCLHAYKLSFIHPAKEKRMCFEVHLPDEFYTIWET
- the pdxS gene encoding pyridoxal 5'-phosphate synthase lyase subunit PdxS, with the translated sequence MSEKEYGSWRVKVGLADMLKGGVIMDVTTADQAKIAEDAGAVAVMALEKIPADIRASGGVARMSHPEMIVRIQESVSIPVMAKCRIGHFVEAQILQALKVDFIDESEVLTPADEENHIDKHKFTIPFVCGCRSLAEALRRIAEGAAMIRTKGEPGTGNVVEAVRHMRSVVKSIRMLAGLDQTELYSVAKDMGAPLHLVQKVAKEQKLPVPNFAAGGIATPADAALMMQLGAETVFVGSGIFKSEDPVARAKAIVKAATYYNDPEILANISMGLSDAMKGLDIHTLKKDELLATRGW
- the pdxT gene encoding pyridoxal 5'-phosphate synthase glutaminase subunit PdxT yields the protein MLTIGVLALQGDFRNHIKAFQKLGVDAIEIRKATDLDKCLGLVIPGGESTCITRQLEFSEMEQSIIAFAKEKPVWGTCAGLILMSKDLFSKGVISLGLLDIKVERNAYGRQKESFEDEIEVQLDSSSSIKFKGVFIRAPQIHEWNPDTVHVLSSYQGRPILVREGNHLGSTFHPELTDDLLIHNYFLSIISSVKK